One window from the genome of Paenibacillus azoreducens encodes:
- a CDS encoding YwbE family protein yields the protein MEPHMIRANIKPGMTVEIVKKEDQRTGKRTQGVVGKLLTNSPNHPRGIKVRLTDGTVGRVQAIL from the coding sequence ATGGAACCACATATGATCCGGGCGAATATCAAGCCGGGAATGACCGTAGAAATCGTAAAGAAAGAAGACCAGCGCACAGGCAAACGTACGCAGGGCGTGGTCGGGAAACTGCTGACGAATTCGCCCAATCATCCGCGAGGCATTAAGGTAAGGCTTACCGACGGTACTGTGGGGCGTGTACAGGCCATTCTTTAA
- a CDS encoding ABC-F family ATP-binding cassette domain-containing protein, with protein MLLQASGIRKLFGVQPVLDGINIQIQERDRVGLVGVNGAGKSTLLQILAGEISYDGGQIFKAKETTIGYLAQNSGLQSDCTIWEEMMNVFAPLIETEKELRLLEQQIADPAQMDNPKKYQELLDRYASRSDWFKDHGGYEMDTRIRSVLHGMGFGSFAPDTSISTLSGGQKTRLALARILLQAPDLLILDEPTNHLDIATLTWLEDYLRSYSGALLVVSHDRYFLDRLVTSIVEIERHQSKRYTGNYSRYIDLKAAEYESAMKQYEKQQDEIARMEVFIQKNIVRSSTTKRAQSRRKALEKMERLDKPMGDLKKASFAFNVEYMSGKDVLQVRDLAVSFSPADKLFKDVSFDLHRGETVALIGPNGIGKSTLLKCLIGSFRQETGTFQWGTKVKLGYYDQEQTNLNPANTVLEELWSEYPHMEEARIRTVLGNFLFSGEDVLKKVAALSGGEKARVALAKLMLLEANMLILDEPTNHLDLFSKEVLESALMDYEGTLLFISHDRYFLNKMAERIIELHPQGVEHYLGNYDDYIDKKQEMEELSQEALEASEGRTNKQEPAAEPLDKTGVNSFEADKQAKREERARQRRIAALEERIHELESAISGLEAEMAKPEVYQDYIALQQHQQDQEAKKKELDEAFAEWELLAGE; from the coding sequence ATGCTGCTTCAAGCAAGTGGAATCAGAAAATTATTTGGCGTCCAGCCCGTGCTTGACGGAATCAATATCCAGATTCAGGAGAGGGATCGCGTAGGGCTGGTCGGAGTCAACGGCGCAGGCAAATCAACCCTGCTTCAGATTCTTGCCGGTGAGATCTCTTATGACGGCGGGCAAATTTTTAAAGCCAAGGAAACCACGATCGGTTATCTTGCCCAGAACAGCGGACTTCAATCCGACTGCACGATTTGGGAAGAAATGATGAACGTGTTCGCTCCATTAATAGAAACGGAAAAAGAGCTGCGTCTGCTGGAGCAGCAAATCGCGGACCCTGCCCAAATGGACAATCCGAAAAAATATCAGGAACTGCTCGACCGCTATGCCAGCCGCTCCGATTGGTTCAAGGATCATGGCGGCTACGAAATGGACACGCGCATCCGCAGCGTGCTGCACGGCATGGGTTTCGGCAGCTTTGCGCCGGACACTTCCATCTCAACCCTTAGCGGCGGCCAGAAAACGCGTTTGGCTCTGGCGCGGATTTTGCTGCAAGCACCCGATCTCCTGATACTGGACGAACCGACCAACCATTTGGATATCGCCACGTTGACATGGCTGGAGGATTACTTGCGCTCTTACTCGGGAGCTCTGCTGGTCGTATCCCATGACCGTTACTTCCTGGACCGCCTCGTCACTTCCATCGTGGAAATCGAGCGTCACCAATCGAAGCGTTATACCGGCAATTACAGCCGTTACATCGATTTGAAGGCGGCGGAATACGAATCGGCGATGAAGCAATACGAGAAACAGCAGGATGAAATCGCCCGCATGGAGGTATTTATCCAAAAAAATATCGTCCGGTCTTCCACCACCAAAAGGGCTCAGAGCCGCCGCAAGGCGCTCGAAAAAATGGAACGTCTCGACAAGCCGATGGGCGATCTGAAAAAAGCCAGCTTTGCGTTTAATGTTGAATATATGTCCGGCAAAGATGTGCTTCAGGTCAGGGATTTGGCCGTTTCCTTTTCCCCCGCGGATAAGCTGTTTAAAGATGTGTCATTCGACCTGCACCGCGGGGAAACCGTCGCGCTCATCGGTCCGAACGGGATCGGGAAATCGACCCTGCTCAAATGTCTAATCGGAAGTTTCCGTCAGGAAACAGGCACCTTCCAATGGGGAACCAAAGTCAAGCTGGGCTATTACGATCAGGAACAGACCAACCTGAATCCAGCGAATACGGTCCTGGAGGAGCTGTGGAGCGAATATCCGCATATGGAGGAAGCCCGCATCCGAACCGTGCTTGGCAATTTCCTGTTCAGCGGCGAAGATGTCCTGAAAAAAGTCGCTGCGCTCAGCGGCGGTGAAAAGGCGCGGGTGGCTTTGGCCAAACTGATGCTGCTCGAAGCTAATATGCTGATCCTCGACGAACCGACCAACCATCTGGACTTGTTCAGCAAAGAGGTGCTGGAATCGGCACTGATGGATTACGAGGGAACGCTTCTTTTCATTTCCCATGACCGCTACTTTTTAAATAAAATGGCCGAAAGAATCATTGAGCTTCATCCGCAAGGCGTGGAGCATTATCTGGGGAATTATGACGATTATATCGATAAAAAGCAGGAAATGGAAGAATTGTCCCAGGAGGCGCTTGAAGCATCGGAAGGCCGGACAAACAAACAGGAGCCTGCTGCCGAACCCCTTGATAAAACCGGAGTTAATTCTTTTGAAGCCGACAAGCAGGCCAAACGCGAGGAGCGTGCCCGGCAGCGCAGAATCGCCGCGCTGGAGGAGCGGATTCACGAGTTGGAATCGGCGATTTCCGGATTAGAAGCGGAGATGGCCAAGCCTGAGGTCTATCAAGATTATATTGCTCTGCAACAACATCAGCAGGATCAGGAGGCCAAGAAAAAGGAACTGGATGAAGCCTTTGCCGAGTGGGAACTGCTTGCCGGCGAATAA
- the groL gene encoding chaperonin GroEL (60 kDa chaperone family; promotes refolding of misfolded polypeptides especially under stressful conditions; forms two stacked rings of heptamers to form a barrel-shaped 14mer; ends can be capped by GroES; misfolded proteins enter the barrel where they are refolded when GroES binds): MAKDIRFSEDARRSMLRGVDALANAVKVTLGPKGRNVVLEKKFGSPLITNDGVTIAKEIELEDAFENMGAQLVKEVATKTNDVAGDGTTTATVLAQAMIREGLKNVTAGANPMVVRKGIDKAVKAAVAELKNIATPVNENQKIAQVAAISAADEEVGQLIAEAMEKVGNDGVITVEESKGFNTEMEVVEGMQFDRGYVSPYMITDTDKMEAVLDNPYILITDKKISSTQEILPLLEKIVQQARPLVIIAEDIEGEAQAMLVVNKLRGTFNAVAVKAPGFGDRREAMLQDIAALTGGQVITEKLGLDLKSATIEQLGNARQVRVTKENTTIVDGSGDKADITARVNQIRAQLEETTSEFDKEKLQERLAKLAGGVAVIKVGAATETELKERKLRIEDALNATRAAVEEGIVSGGGTALVNVYNAVAAVDVQGDEKTGVNIVLRALEEPIRTIAANAGQEGSVIVERLKKETVGVGYNAATDEWVNMFEAGIVDPAKVTRSALQNAASVAAMFLTTEAVIADKPEPEKPAMPDMGGMGGMGGMM; the protein is encoded by the coding sequence ATGGCAAAAGATATCCGTTTCAGTGAAGACGCACGCCGCTCCATGCTGCGTGGTGTAGACGCTTTGGCTAATGCCGTAAAAGTGACGCTCGGACCTAAAGGCCGCAACGTCGTGCTCGAGAAAAAATTCGGAAGCCCGCTCATTACCAATGACGGCGTAACGATCGCTAAAGAAATCGAACTGGAAGACGCTTTTGAAAACATGGGCGCTCAGCTCGTTAAAGAAGTAGCTACCAAAACAAACGACGTTGCCGGTGACGGTACCACGACTGCTACGGTTCTGGCTCAAGCCATGATCCGCGAAGGTCTGAAAAACGTAACTGCAGGCGCTAACCCTATGGTCGTTCGCAAAGGGATCGACAAAGCGGTTAAAGCAGCTGTTGCTGAACTGAAAAACATCGCAACTCCAGTTAACGAAAACCAAAAAATCGCTCAAGTCGCTGCGATCTCCGCTGCTGACGAAGAAGTAGGCCAACTGATCGCTGAAGCGATGGAAAAAGTCGGCAACGATGGTGTTATCACAGTCGAAGAATCCAAAGGATTCAACACTGAGATGGAAGTCGTAGAAGGCATGCAATTCGACCGTGGTTATGTATCTCCTTACATGATCACTGATACAGATAAAATGGAAGCCGTTCTGGACAATCCATATATCCTGATCACGGACAAAAAGATCTCCTCTACGCAAGAAATTCTGCCATTGCTTGAAAAAATCGTTCAACAAGCTAGACCGCTTGTAATCATCGCTGAAGATATCGAAGGCGAAGCTCAAGCGATGCTGGTTGTAAACAAACTGCGTGGTACCTTCAACGCTGTTGCCGTGAAAGCTCCTGGCTTTGGCGACCGCCGCGAAGCGATGCTGCAGGATATCGCTGCCCTGACTGGCGGCCAAGTGATCACCGAGAAACTCGGTCTGGATCTGAAGAGCGCAACCATCGAGCAATTGGGCAACGCGCGTCAAGTTCGCGTAACCAAAGAAAATACGACAATCGTGGACGGAAGCGGCGACAAAGCCGACATCACCGCTCGCGTAAACCAAATCCGTGCGCAGCTGGAAGAAACAACTTCCGAGTTCGACAAAGAAAAACTGCAAGAACGTCTGGCTAAACTGGCTGGCGGCGTAGCGGTTATCAAAGTCGGCGCTGCAACCGAAACCGAACTCAAAGAGCGCAAACTGCGCATCGAAGACGCCCTGAACGCAACCCGCGCTGCGGTTGAAGAAGGTATCGTTTCCGGTGGCGGTACTGCCCTCGTGAACGTATACAATGCCGTTGCTGCTGTTGACGTTCAAGGCGACGAAAAAACAGGCGTGAACATTGTTCTGCGCGCTCTTGAAGAGCCAATCCGCACGATTGCAGCTAATGCTGGCCAAGAAGGTTCCGTTATCGTGGAACGTCTGAAAAAAGAAACCGTTGGCGTAGGTTACAACGCTGCGACTGACGAGTGGGTTAACATGTTCGAAGCCGGAATCGTTGACCCTGCGAAAGTTACGCGTTCTGCCCTGCAAAACGCTGCTTCCGTAGCGGCTATGTTCCTGACTACCGAAGCCGTAATCGCCGACAAACCAGAACCGGAAAAACCAGCTATGCCTGACATGGGCGGCATGGGCGGTATGGGCGGCATGATGTAA
- a CDS encoding MogA/MoaB family molybdenum cofactor biosynthesis protein yields the protein MVWKTAILTASDKGSRGEREDTSAQVIRELVEEELGGEIVEYRIVPDEQDEIIASLIELTDYFQADLVLTTGGTELAIRDVTPEATRRVIEREVPGMAEAMRATVMQKNRGAMLFRGICGIRGRTLIVNLPGTPKGVHENLAAIMDQLPEALLMVTGQFRQ from the coding sequence ATGGTGTGGAAAACAGCCATCTTGACGGCAAGCGACAAAGGATCAAGAGGTGAACGTGAAGATACAAGCGCCCAGGTCATCCGGGAGCTGGTGGAGGAGGAACTCGGCGGGGAGATTGTGGAATACCGGATTGTACCCGACGAACAGGATGAAATTATCGCATCGCTGATTGAGCTTACGGATTATTTCCAGGCGGATTTGGTGCTGACGACAGGCGGGACGGAACTGGCGATCCGCGATGTTACCCCAGAGGCGACAAGACGGGTTATCGAACGAGAAGTGCCTGGCATGGCTGAAGCGATGAGAGCGACCGTGATGCAAAAGAACCGCGGGGCCATGTTGTTTAGAGGTATCTGCGGCATTCGCGGAAGGACGCTGATCGTGAATTTGCCGGGAACGCCCAAAGGCGTGCATGAGAATTTGGCTGCCATTATGGACCAGCTTCCCGAGGCGCTTCTGATGGTCACGGGACAGTTCCGGCAGTAA
- the tsaD gene encoding tRNA (adenosine(37)-N6)-threonylcarbamoyltransferase complex transferase subunit TsaD, with protein MNVFHKEYESCYILAVETSCDETSVAVVKDGKEVLSNLIASQVETHKAFGGVVPEVASRKHVENITLMLEEAVNKAGISLQDLSAVAVTQGPGLVGALLVGVVAATSLAMALNKPLIGTHHIAGHIYANRLVAELEYPCMALVVSGGHTELVYMKSEGSFEVIGRTRDDAVGEAYDKVARAIGFPYPGGPHVDRLALEAEEAVELPRVWLEPDSYDFSFSGLKSAVLNVVNQRKMRGEPVGEGAIARGFQESVVEVLVAKAIRAVNAFHAKQLLLCGGVAANRGLRRELERQCKEQGIKLIIPPFEYCTDNAAMIGAAAYLKWKERKFTALDMQAMPQFSLEDWSVQE; from the coding sequence ATGAATGTATTTCACAAAGAATATGAATCCTGCTATATTCTGGCGGTGGAGACAAGCTGTGACGAAACTTCCGTCGCCGTCGTAAAGGACGGGAAAGAGGTGCTCAGCAACCTCATCGCCAGTCAGGTTGAAACCCATAAAGCCTTTGGCGGCGTCGTGCCGGAGGTCGCTTCACGCAAACACGTCGAGAATATTACGCTGATGCTGGAAGAAGCCGTGAACAAGGCGGGTATCAGCCTTCAAGATCTTTCGGCTGTTGCCGTCACGCAAGGTCCGGGACTGGTCGGAGCTTTGCTCGTCGGCGTGGTTGCCGCGACCAGTCTGGCGATGGCGCTCAACAAACCGCTGATCGGCACCCATCATATTGCCGGGCACATTTACGCCAACCGGCTTGTTGCCGAATTGGAATATCCGTGCATGGCTTTGGTTGTTTCCGGAGGGCATACCGAACTTGTATACATGAAGTCTGAAGGCAGCTTCGAGGTCATCGGACGGACACGCGATGATGCCGTAGGCGAGGCTTACGATAAAGTCGCGCGGGCCATTGGTTTCCCTTACCCGGGAGGTCCGCATGTGGATCGGCTTGCTTTGGAGGCGGAAGAAGCGGTGGAGCTGCCGCGCGTATGGCTGGAGCCGGATTCGTATGATTTCAGCTTTAGCGGTCTGAAGTCCGCGGTACTCAATGTCGTGAACCAGCGTAAAATGCGTGGTGAGCCCGTGGGGGAAGGAGCCATTGCGCGGGGATTCCAGGAATCAGTCGTGGAAGTGCTGGTCGCCAAAGCGATCCGGGCGGTCAACGCCTTCCATGCGAAGCAGCTCCTCCTCTGCGGCGGCGTTGCCGCTAACCGCGGCTTGCGCAGGGAACTGGAACGGCAATGCAAGGAACAAGGCATCAAGCTTATCATTCCGCCGTTTGAATATTGTACAGATAACGCGGCCATGATCGGCGCGGCGGCATATCTCAAATGGAAGGAGCGGAAGTTCACCGCTCTGGACATGCAGGCCATGCCGCAATTTTCGCTGGAGGACTGGTCGGTTCAGGAATAA
- the rimI gene encoding ribosomal protein S18-alanine N-acetyltransferase, whose protein sequence is MEQEQYPNYEGLTFRQMALEDIPDVMVIEHESFTLPWTEEAFRNELTQNHFACYMVMQYLGQPIGYAGMWTVIDEAHVTNIAVLRAYRGRRWGERLLRELMRTASQRGMQRITLEVRVSNEVAQNLYRKLGFKPAGLRKGYYSDNQEDALIMWADLPERGSA, encoded by the coding sequence ATGGAGCAGGAGCAATATCCGAATTATGAAGGTTTGACTTTCCGGCAGATGGCGCTGGAAGATATCCCGGATGTGATGGTCATCGAACATGAATCCTTTACGCTGCCATGGACGGAGGAAGCGTTCCGGAATGAATTGACCCAAAACCATTTTGCATGTTATATGGTCATGCAGTATTTGGGGCAGCCGATAGGATACGCGGGAATGTGGACGGTGATTGACGAAGCGCATGTTACCAACATCGCTGTTTTGAGAGCATATCGGGGCAGAAGATGGGGCGAGCGCCTTCTGCGGGAGCTCATGAGAACTGCATCGCAGCGGGGCATGCAGCGGATAACGCTGGAGGTCAGGGTATCCAATGAAGTAGCGCAGAATTTGTATCGGAAACTGGGTTTTAAACCTGCCGGGCTCCGCAAAGGTTATTATTCGGATAATCAGGAGGATGCCCTGATCATGTGGGCGGATCTGCCCGAACGCGGCAGCGCGTAG
- a CDS encoding twin-arginine translocase TatA/TatE family subunit: protein MLNGIGVPGIILLVILALLLFGPNKLPELGRAVGRTFREFKDGAREIIGEDDEASRKKEPTQTLAAANEPQTAAPAASQNTAESKRLPE from the coding sequence ATGCTGAACGGTATTGGCGTACCGGGAATTATTTTGCTGGTGATTTTAGCCTTGCTGTTATTCGGGCCGAACAAGCTGCCTGAGCTTGGACGTGCCGTCGGACGGACCTTCCGCGAATTCAAGGACGGAGCACGCGAGATCATTGGCGAAGATGATGAGGCTTCCCGCAAAAAAGAGCCAACCCAAACGCTGGCTGCCGCTAATGAACCGCAAACCGCAGCCCCTGCAGCGTCACAAAATACTGCGGAGAGCAAGCGTCTTCCAGAATAG
- the moaC gene encoding cyclic pyranopterin monophosphate synthase MoaC has product MELTHFNEQGRAKMVDVSDKEVTSRTAVAQTLVRMAPATLSRIKEGKIGKGDVLAVASVAGVMAAKKTSDWIPMCHPLPLTGIDIHFSDNGNDELYIEGTVKTTGKTGVEMEALTAVSAAALTVYDMCKALQKDMVIGPTLLKSKTGGKSGDYRRES; this is encoded by the coding sequence ATGGAACTGACGCATTTTAATGAACAAGGCAGAGCCAAAATGGTGGACGTCTCGGATAAAGAGGTCACATCCCGGACAGCGGTTGCGCAGACGTTGGTCAGGATGGCTCCGGCAACGCTTTCCCGTATCAAGGAAGGCAAGATAGGCAAAGGAGATGTGCTTGCCGTCGCTTCGGTGGCCGGCGTGATGGCCGCCAAAAAAACATCTGACTGGATTCCGATGTGCCATCCGCTCCCGCTGACGGGAATCGACATTCATTTTTCGGATAACGGCAATGATGAACTTTATATAGAAGGAACCGTAAAGACGACCGGCAAGACCGGGGTCGAAATGGAGGCTTTGACAGCCGTTTCCGCAGCCGCTTTGACCGTTTATGACATGTGCAAGGCGCTGCAAAAGGACATGGTGATCGGACCGACGCTGCTGAAATCCAAAACCGGAGGGAAAAGCGGCGATTACCGGCGCGAGTCCTAG
- a CDS encoding 5-formyltetrahydrofolate cyclo-ligase, translating to MNGEYGNIKEMKALLRARMSKLRSEIPADQHKEASDRACTQAVRWLQQENIRSFLIYVPFRSELDTKPLIEKAWQLGIDVYVPRCQLAKRFLTLHRLQGWDELSVSSYGIPEPDPLRLPAAPEHFMPEAVITPGLAYDRNGGRLGYGGGYYDRLHARFAAFGGGKLPKWAGIGFGIQVTGQVPVEMTDARLEALITEHGIDETNKEAGDGTDAF from the coding sequence ATGAACGGTGAATACGGCAATATAAAGGAAATGAAGGCTTTGCTGCGCGCCCGGATGTCCAAGCTTCGCAGCGAAATTCCGGCGGATCAGCATAAGGAAGCATCCGATCGCGCTTGCACTCAGGCAGTCCGCTGGCTGCAGCAGGAGAATATCCGGAGCTTTCTTATTTACGTGCCTTTCCGCAGCGAATTGGATACGAAACCGCTTATTGAAAAGGCGTGGCAGCTTGGAATCGACGTGTATGTACCCCGCTGCCAGCTCGCGAAACGCTTTTTGACGCTCCATCGGCTGCAAGGCTGGGATGAGCTGAGTGTAAGCTCATACGGTATTCCGGAGCCTGATCCCCTACGTTTGCCGGCTGCGCCGGAACATTTTATGCCGGAGGCGGTTATAACGCCCGGACTGGCTTATGACAGGAATGGCGGCAGACTGGGGTACGGCGGCGGCTACTATGACAGACTGCATGCGCGTTTTGCAGCCTTTGGCGGAGGAAAACTTCCGAAATGGGCCGGCATCGGCTTTGGGATTCAGGTTACCGGGCAGGTTCCCGTGGAAATGACGGATGCACGCCTTGAGGCTCTGATTACCGAGCATGGCATTGATGAAACGAACAAGGAGGCTGGCGATGGAACTGACGCATTTTAA
- a CDS encoding M14 family metallopeptidase has product MIKSPVPKTTPMKRVLFVLCLFLVASFFAVPQSAKASTSIVNPNQIYSYSIMQKDIKRLTDAYPDLISYETIGKTKYGRELWAIKLGRGESVLFLNGSHHAREWITTSLLMKMIDTYAASYYDNTNISKYNVRELLDHVSIWFVPMVNPDGVTLSQQGTAGLPANLAKSLKQYNDNSTNFNRWKANMQGIDLNRQYPAKWNTIRNAQAYPWHQNYKGTRAAQAPEVQSMMDFTYKIDPELTISYHSSGQILFWHFNTLSENLSRDKAIAAELSKLTGYSLVKPEKNPSGGGYKDWFIQEFGRPGFTIEVAEYAGERSVPLSAFNGIWSRNKLVPLFTAQKSYNLWLEKQKVQYLQQSMSLLAETKLYSKIGAADSISKLNPQQVEVTAQKGDWYQVVSNQGTGWIQSSPGKLAVVENIDATADLKNNAYAYKYPDAFSPKVSTLSPQTVQVIGRWSDWFLISTDNGNWWIDGRHIELNSTSEEIAPAAVGKLPDTEVQITTH; this is encoded by the coding sequence TTGATTAAGTCACCAGTTCCAAAGACTACTCCAATGAAAAGAGTTCTATTTGTCCTATGTTTGTTTCTAGTAGCCTCTTTTTTTGCAGTCCCACAATCCGCTAAGGCATCTACATCTATCGTAAATCCTAACCAAATCTATTCTTATTCAATCATGCAGAAAGACATTAAGAGACTCACAGATGCCTATCCTGATCTAATATCTTATGAAACAATAGGTAAGACGAAATATGGCCGGGAGTTATGGGCTATCAAATTAGGCCGGGGTGAATCCGTACTATTTCTTAATGGATCACATCACGCCAGAGAATGGATAACTACGTCTCTTTTAATGAAAATGATTGATACATATGCTGCTAGCTATTATGACAATACAAATATCTCGAAATATAACGTACGCGAATTACTAGATCACGTAAGCATTTGGTTTGTTCCTATGGTTAATCCGGATGGTGTAACCCTATCACAGCAAGGAACTGCAGGTCTACCAGCAAATCTGGCGAAAAGCTTAAAACAATACAATGACAATAGCACTAACTTTAATCGCTGGAAAGCCAATATGCAGGGAATCGATCTGAATCGCCAATACCCGGCCAAATGGAACACTATTAGAAATGCCCAAGCGTATCCTTGGCATCAAAATTATAAAGGTACTCGGGCGGCTCAAGCTCCAGAAGTACAAAGTATGATGGACTTTACATACAAGATCGATCCTGAACTTACGATTTCTTATCATAGCTCGGGACAGATACTGTTCTGGCACTTCAACACGCTTAGTGAAAACCTATCTAGAGATAAAGCTATAGCTGCGGAGCTAAGCAAGCTTACAGGATATTCTCTTGTTAAACCTGAGAAAAATCCTTCTGGCGGAGGCTATAAAGACTGGTTCATCCAAGAATTTGGCCGCCCTGGCTTTACCATCGAGGTGGCAGAATACGCCGGAGAACGAAGCGTGCCATTAAGTGCTTTTAATGGAATTTGGTCCAGAAATAAATTGGTTCCGTTATTTACAGCGCAAAAATCTTATAATCTTTGGCTGGAAAAACAAAAGGTTCAATATCTCCAGCAGTCTATGAGTCTATTAGCAGAAACCAAATTGTATAGCAAAATTGGAGCTGCAGACAGTATTTCCAAACTGAACCCACAACAGGTTGAAGTTACAGCTCAGAAGGGCGACTGGTATCAGGTGGTTAGCAACCAGGGGACTGGCTGGATCCAATCGTCACCAGGAAAGCTGGCCGTTGTTGAGAATATTGATGCAACCGCCGATCTTAAGAATAACGCTTATGCCTATAAATATCCGGATGCTTTTTCCCCTAAGGTATCCACTCTGAGTCCACAAACCGTTCAGGTAATTGGACGTTGGTCCGACTGGTTCCTTATCTCTACTGACAATGGCAACTGGTGGATTGACGGTCGCCACATAGAGCTAAATTCGACTTCTGAGGAAATCGCTCCTGCAGCAGTAGGGAAGCTGCCTGATACTGAGGTCCAAATAACTACTCATTAA
- the groES gene encoding co-chaperone GroES: MIKPLGDRVLVEPIAQEETTSFGIVLPDSAKEKPQEGKIVAVGAGAVKDGVRVPLEVKEGDRVLFSKYAGTEIKYEGKEYLIMKESDIHAIVG, encoded by the coding sequence ATGATCAAACCTTTAGGTGACCGCGTATTGGTAGAACCGATCGCACAAGAGGAAACGACTTCATTCGGGATTGTCCTTCCGGACTCCGCGAAAGAGAAGCCGCAAGAAGGTAAAATTGTTGCAGTCGGCGCCGGAGCCGTGAAAGACGGAGTTCGCGTTCCTTTGGAAGTGAAAGAAGGCGACCGCGTCTTGTTCTCCAAATATGCCGGAACAGAAATCAAATATGAAGGTAAAGAATATTTGATTATGAAAGAAAGCGACATTCATGCAATCGTAGGCTAA
- the tatC gene encoding twin-arginine translocase subunit TatC: MSDKQVEMSIVEHLGELRKRIIYILVVLVLGLVIGLICGNPIYKYLISVDLAKDFQLHAFAFWDGIGMYMKIAMVVALVLTIPFTAYQLWAFVSPGLREIERKAALRYVPYVFVLFLLGIAFGYYVVFPMALGFTTTITKNMGLTETYGISQYFNFMFTLVVPIALLFELPLIVMFLTKLRILNPRRLRKMRKVSYFVLIFIGVVITPPDFISDFLVAIPLLLLYEFSVFLSSLVYRKQLAADEAAEERYKFPAEVE; encoded by the coding sequence ATGTCTGATAAACAGGTAGAAATGTCGATTGTCGAGCATCTCGGGGAGCTGCGCAAGCGCATTATTTACATTCTGGTCGTTCTTGTGCTGGGCCTGGTCATCGGTCTCATCTGCGGAAACCCCATTTATAAGTATCTGATCAGCGTGGACTTGGCCAAAGACTTCCAGCTTCATGCATTCGCATTCTGGGATGGCATCGGCATGTACATGAAAATCGCCATGGTTGTCGCGTTGGTATTGACCATCCCGTTTACGGCATACCAGCTGTGGGCTTTCGTAAGTCCCGGACTCCGGGAAATTGAGCGAAAAGCGGCACTTCGTTACGTTCCTTATGTCTTTGTTTTATTTTTGCTTGGCATTGCTTTTGGATATTATGTGGTGTTCCCGATGGCTCTAGGTTTTACGACGACCATCACGAAAAACATGGGTTTGACCGAAACATACGGTATTTCGCAATATTTTAATTTCATGTTTACGCTGGTCGTGCCGATCGCGCTGCTCTTCGAGCTGCCGCTCATCGTCATGTTTTTAACCAAGCTGAGAATATTGAATCCGCGCAGGCTGCGGAAAATGCGGAAAGTGTCCTACTTCGTGCTGATATTCATTGGGGTGGTCATTACGCCTCCGGATTTCATTTCGGATTTTCTGGTGGCGATTCCGCTTCTGCTTCTCTATGAGTTCAGCGTATTTTTGTCCTCGTTGGTGTACCGGAAACAGCTCGCGGCTGACGAGGCTGCCGAAGAGAGATACAAGTTTCCTGCGGAAGTGGAATAA